ttgagcaagaCCTATGTCTGATCTAGATGGTGGAAAGTCTTTACAAATCAGGTAAAATTTTTGctttagatggtgtaaagtctttggcttggactatagaatgcctttgactcagatggtgtaaagtctttgccataaatcatgtaaagtttttgtcttagacagtgtaaagtctttagcttggactatggaatgcctttgacttagacggtgtaaattctttgccacaaatcatgtaaagtctttgccttaaatggtgtaaagtctttagcttggactataaaatacctttgactcagatggtgtaaagtctttgccataaattatgtaaagtctttgccttagacggtgtaaagtctttagctcagactatggaatgcctttgactcagacggtgtgaagtctttgccacaaatcatataaagtctttgccttagacggtgtaaagtctttggctcggactatgaaatgcctttgactcagatggtgtaaaactttgccacaaatcatgtaaagtttttgccttagacggtataaagtctttagcttggactatagaatgcctttgacttagacggtgtaaattctttgccacaaaccatgtaaagtctttgccttaaatggtgtaaagtctttagcttagACTAtaaaatgcctttgactcagacggtgtaaagtctttgccataaattatgtaaagtctttgccttagacggtgtaaagtctttagctcagactatggaatgcctttgactcagacggtgtaaagtctttgccttagacggtgtaaagtctttagcttggactacgGAATGCCTTCGACTCAGACAGCGTAAAATCTTTATCATAAATtttgtaaagtctttgtcttaaatagtgtaaagtctttagctcggactacggaatgtctttgactcagacggtatgaagtctttgccacaaatcatgtaaagtctttgccttcgatggtgtaaagtctttggcttggactatagaatgtctttgactcagatggtgtaaagtctttgccataaatcatgtaaagtttttgtcttagacggtgtaaagtctttagcttggactatggaatgcctttgacttagacggtgtaaattctttgccacaaatcatgtaaagtctttgccttaaacggtgtaaagtctttagcttggactataaaatacctttgactcagacggtgtaaagtttttgccataaattatgtaaagtctttgccttagatggtgtaaagtctttagctcagactatggaatgcctttgactcagacggtgtgaaatctttgccacaaatcatataaagtctttgccttagacggtgtaaagtctttgacttggacTATGTGATACCTTTGACtccaatagaataaaagtttattgtatatgaagtaatattttcatttgcTAAAAAAAAATCTGTGTTTTACCCTTTCAAAAGTCGTTTACAACATCATTGGAAGtacatatgtatgatgatgCGATGGTGTCAGTAAAACAAAAATCTGTGTTTTACCCTTTCAAAAGTTGTTTACAACATCACTGGGAGTCCATATGTATAATGATGCGATGGTGTCagtaaaaaaaacaaacaaaatatacCTCGTATATTAATGAACTTAAGAGGGTATGCAAAAAGGAGCATCAAAATTGTTAATGTCaatgttgaaaataaataaaaggagagagtctatagacAAGTAGTGATGGTGAGGGAGTCCTTCTTtcaaagtaattataattacttttgGGGTTAGGACTCTAGTagaatgatacaaatttattctctccaaattctAATTATATGTGAAATTGTAAAAATTTGGGTTATCCgtattctaaaaggagtgtgtcctttctgaattctaattggatttagaagacaaaataaagggtaggcatttgctaaaaaaaaactaaaaaaaaatctatgtttTACCCTTCCAAAAGTCGTTTATAACATCACTAGGAGTACATATGTATAATGATGCGATGGTGTCAGTAAAAAAAAAGTACCTCATatattgatgaactcaagagggtatgcaaaaaggagtatcaaaattgtcaatgccaatgatgaaaataaataaaaggagagagtctatttatagacaagtagTGATGGTGAGGGAGTCCTTCTtcaaagtaattataattactttttgggttagGACTCTAGTAGAATGATGCAAATTTATTCTCTTCAAATCCTAATTGAttgtgaaattgtgaaaatttgagCTATCCGTATTCTAAAAGGAGTGCGTCTTTTCGGAATTCTAATTGGATTTAGAAGACAGAATAAAGGGTaggcatttgcaaaaaaaaaggctcaaataataataataataataataataatatatatatatatatatatatatatatatatatatatatatatatatactccaaTTGGAGTCTCATTATTTACTCCAACTATGTCACTCTAATTGGAGGAAcgtattaatttaatatgttcATGGTGCATATTAAATTGCACGACATACTATTATCGTTTAAttaatacttcaagcctagtcttTGTATAAAATACTTCGACAAGATTTGaagtagggggcatttgtaaatattagaattatattgaatttaaatctgtaaattaatttagactatattaaattcaagaaaatagtccaaatgatgtagcaattcaagtcaaataaataatccaCTAAAAGCACATTATGtgtcaaaattatgtggcaatccaagtcaaattaaatgagccactaaaatcacaccacgtgtcaaagttatatgacaatccaagtcaaattaaatgagtcattAGAATCATGTCATGTACCAAAATTATgtgacaatccaagtcaaattaaataagtcactaaaatcatgccacatgtcgaatttatgtggcaatctaagtcaaattaaacgagccactagaataatgccacgtgtatatgtgacatattttgaccaattaaattaaagatcttcatcaaagaaatctgattggtcaatccaaaccaaccaatcaaatcacactctcataccactccctacaactataaataggggtcttCATTATTCtgagaggtttttttttttcaagaacaagaagcaagaagagagctcgtggatcaaagaccgcaaattctctacaaagctacaaagttcaagtaatcaaatttaagttcaagttcaagatcaagaacaaaagcaaatatcaaaaagttcgagatcaagttacttgttcatatttattactcGTCATAACcgtacaagtgttcgtgatgaataattcaaatctaaatttgaagacgaagattcaagatcaagttgttCAAGCcattgactctaaatcaaattcaagttcaacatatttcatattatttgaagaatcagaggattattatagagattgtaacacgcactacattttgaaatcaaatattatactttgttactctaattttccggtcttgattatttgtttttctcggctcgaaaatttgttgtttacagtTATGTAGTTTTATCTCTCTATTGGAGAGACTAATGTACGTAAAGAAATTGTACACTTTATGAATTCTATGTTTTTAATTTGATGGCCTTAATTAAATCTTTTGATAATTTAATATTGATCCACACTTGActataataatactaataagaaAATTTCTTTATTGAAATTATGTATTGGTACTAACCAAGTATTGCActggaaaaaatgaaaaagacaaaaacttaggaaagaataaaaaagaaagaagctAAATGTGGCAGTTAAGACGATTTGATAGGTTCTCCTCTTAGATGTTTGTCAATTTTTTCAtccaataaaaaatattaatctgACATGTTTGTATATCAGTGGTCCATGTTCAGTGTATTTTTAAATTGATGGTAAGGATATTATTAGaatattaaaaattgaataatgtCAAAAAAGAAAGgggtcatttttttttaaaacagattaaaaaaaaaaaattaaaatgaaggaTTATATTTCATCTCTCTTATTATTCTTTCTTCATCTAAGTGGAAGTTTTTTCTCCTGTTTCCTCTTAAAATCAAGATtttgttgttttcttctttctaaGTGGAAGTTTTTTCTCCTGTTTCCTCATAAATTAAAGcataattatgataaatttgACTTTGAAGTCTAAATATCATACTTCGACTTGCAATAATTCTTATGATGGCTTTTGAAGTTTAAATACATCCATCAGGGTTGAGTTCAGGGGGAAAAAACTCCTCCCTTTAAACTTTGACGGTTATACATAGTTCAATCTTTCTAAAGAAAAAGAATTCATTACTAACCACAAATGATTCAAATGAGAATCCATGGTAAATAAACGTTTTTATCATAGGTCATTTCTTATAAAATAAGGTCGGATTAATATAAATGGGTTGAAATGGTTTAAATGAATGGATATTTTAATTCATATTAGGGTTCTGTAAGAATCAATAGGGGAGTATAATGTCATCCGAATGTTTGATGTCGCtggttttgtttgttttaggGGTAAGTATGAGCCAAAAAATAAGGATTGGGGCATTGATGGATCAAAAGGTTAActcaaattttttattaaaggtgacacaaaagtttaaaaattaagaaaaaaatgacacaAGTCTTAATTATTGAGTAGATGTGATAATTTAAAAGATTAGTGTTAGTGACATTAATTCTAAAATCCTCAAGTTTTATTATTTACATAAAGatcctattttttttataccCACCACCACTCCCTCCCCCTCTGCCGCTACCGTCATTCCTATCCTTTCTACCGCAGCCGCTATCACTACTATCATCCCCTCCCCTATCACCATCACCATTATGTTTTTCTCCTCCTCCACCATCACCATCACCTCATCTTCTACCAccacctcctcctcctccttcacCATTGTCACAACAACCATCACCTCTTCTTCCAATGTCACCACCAACACCACCGACCTTCTCTTCTTCTACAACCACTATTTCTTTCACTAGCTCATCCTCCACCTTATTGTCTATCAAAAATTAAACAGTTGTTGAAATTGCTGCATCAACTATATATAAGTTGCtataatatttcaataattattgcaacaacttaaataattattgaagtTGTTGCAGCAATCCAAACAACTGTTGAAGTTGTTGTAGCAACTCAGATATCTGTTGCAACAATTATCGCAGCAACTATCATAATTGTTGTAGCAATTACCATAGTTGCTGCAGCAAACTATCATAGTTGCTTGATTTTGTGCAGAATTTCTTTCAACGACttaaatatacatttttttaaaaaaaatctcaaaatcaaatcaaaacagtccctaaatataaaaataaaagaagataaaaagaagaaaatgggaTAACAAAAATGAATGCTGGCGATGATGACGGTGGATGGCGAAgacgaaaaagaaaaagaagaaggagacgGAAGGAGGGAGAGAGAAAtctaaaaagaaaaggagaaagaaagaaaaagagtgtATGATTGAAAGATAATGAACAGAGGAGGGGGGTTGGggtgaaataatttaaaatttgatgaAATAAGAGGTAAGACTTTTAAAAATTCTAATATGCACCCTAAAGCTTGTAATCACTCTAATCAGGTCCACATTTCATTTAATCCCATTTGACCAAGTTAATATtacctttttttaattaaaaactttTTGTCACCTCTTACTCAATTTTCTCATGCTAATcgaaaatcaaattaaatcgaTTTGGCATATTTTTAGCCCTTTTccataataaaaatatgtattttcttTGCATAGGTGgagaaataataaaagaagaaaagaaagagacaaGACAAAACTTAGGCCTCATATGTTTGCACTTAATGGAGGTCTGAATCTAAATGATTCAAATTTCAGTTATTAAGTTTGTTTGGTTTCAAGATCTGAATCTTAAGCATTCATATCTTATTCATTAAGtcatttgtttttcttattttacgaCCACTTAATGGGCCTAAATATGTTTGAATGATTAAGATCTGTAATAAATtcttaatatcattaagatATCTATTTAAGAATTTCTGCAAAAAAGACAGTTCACTACTACTCAATGTATTTTCACCCACCACTCACAACCACCATTTCAGACACAACTACCATCATTGTCAATCACGACCACTTGCCATTCACAACCACCATCCTCAACGCAATTACAACCACCATTATCTCTAATCACAAAAATCAATCGGCATGGCCATTAGCCATCATTTGCAATTATTACCATCAATTATTATTACATTCATTAATCACTATCGATAATTACTATCTTTAGTCAATATTATCGTTAACCGCGATCATCATTCACTACTGCCATTAGCTATTAGTATCATTCCACTACTAATTATCAACCGCTACCACCAACAACCACGGTTAATCACTATTGTAAACTATTATACCATAAGATACTAACTACAACCACCATCATAAGTTAACATCATTCTAAATCAACACTCACAATCACCATCGTTAGTCATCACCACCACCAATTgtcatataaaaattttaaaatattttattgatatagTATTAGACCAATTTAgtattatatttgaattttatattcattattttttaaataaaaataaattttatacatTTAGATGTTGAAAAAACGAATAGCCTTAACTATTTACCATTTAGATCTAAATataacatcttaatattcaaatatttattcagattcaaatatctaaatttaaatgcacatctTAATATTTAGATGTATATTCAAATTCAAACATCTTAATTTTAATAAACACAAATAAGCTTACACTGACTGAATTGACTGAATCAAAATAAGACAACTCAAAGTCTAACTAACTAACAGGATTGCAAATTCTTCAACCTCTATTGGAAAATGACACAATAAATTGTCTGAGCTGGATACTCACCAACTAAAGATATATGTTAATGTCCAAGATTCTTTCCTACGTACCATAAGCATTTTTGTAACTTATGGTCTAACAAAATCCTAGATGCCTTTGATTCATTAAATTGATCGATCAGTGTATCACTTAAATTCTTTCCATATGTACAATATATATCTAATTTGTTTTTACCTCAAATCGATCCATTGATTCTAAGTCACCGTTGGTCATTGATGAACTAATTTCCAGTTTGGTTGACCTTTATAGGGTCCATGTGCATTTCAGAACTAGCTACGTACAATAAGGACATTTTTGCCTCTTACATCACCAACAGATCCACCCTCCACCCTTAACAAGAGTGACAAGGAGGATTTATCATACTTGGCACAAATCTAAATTAGTCAAATGGTAAACCATTTAACTAATCAGAGATCAGTTCAGCGCAAATTTGAATTAGTTGGACAATAAGTTTCAATATCATATGGttaatttaaaaaacaaaaatgtaCTGTTTGCAGTATATGGTGGTCGAATCCATTGATGAGAAATGTATAAACAGTAGAAAACATAAAGAGCATATACACACAGAGACCATATTTGACACTAGAAAAACAAATCACTCAACatgaaaactcaaaacttttttttttcctaatttgCACCTAATTAACACATACTCCAACCAGCAATGCTCTCCGCCAAGACCAACTTATCAATCGTCACTCTTTCACCAAACCTATAAGAAAACCTCAGAAGACCTTGAGATTGAGCCGAGCCCTTGTGGACAGGGCAAGTCATGATAGCACTACCTCCATTAGCGTACGAATATTCGTAAAGCTCCTTCATAGACGTATGCACTTCCCCGATATATCGATCCCCGAGCTTCCTCTTGCAGTACAACTTAATGACTAACATATCATTAGGGTACTGGATCATCCACTCGGAAATTGTAAACTTCATGCTGAAGTTCCACGCCGGATTTATCTCCCCGTGCTTGTCCGTCGGGGTTCGTTTCTCGGTGTTAGGGTTGCTACCTACGGAAACCCTAGCATGGACTTTCATCTTGAATAGCTTTCGGACATCTTCAAGATCACTTGCTGATATTAGAGTTATTTCAAATTTTCTGCACTCCATATGTATATTGTTGGTTTACTTTGATTTTATGTTTATGAGGTAAGTTATCTgtacataaatttatattaaaatatgtgcCACTCATGAGTATTGTGGGGACTACAGGAGACTTTGTTTTTTTCGATACAGGAGACTTTACATAGAGGAAAAAACTAAGCAAGCGCACTGGTCTTCTCTACGATTTGgacttttattttgtttaataaGTTTATATTATCCACCTTTGGGTTTGGATTGTTAAATAATCAAGAGGggaattaaattaaagaagagGATGAGTGTGCGCTGTAGACTTGTCGTATACTTATTACTCCCGCCATTTCTTTGGAAAATTTTAGTAAAGTAAATTTGTGAtatgtattatatataattatattttaaaaaaaaattatatatgagCCTCAGATTTGTATAATagcaaattttattaaattgtaGCCGCGATTCGTAATTATGTTGAATTATagctatattaaataataaactaGTAATGCTTGTCAATTCGCGTAAATTTTCCTTAAAAGAATTATAATTTATACTTACAGTTAAggtttttgtcacgacccaaccccgtagaccatgactagtgcccgacATGGACACCTGTATACATATTCTTTAACTATATGT
This region of Solanum dulcamara chromosome 9, daSolDulc1.2, whole genome shotgun sequence genomic DNA includes:
- the LOC129903861 gene encoding protein SRC2-like, whose protein sequence is MECRKFEITLISASDLEDVRKLFKMKVHARVSVGSNPNTEKRTPTDKHGEINPAWNFSMKFTISEWMIQYPNDMLVIKLYCKRKLGDRYIGEVHTSMKELYEYSYANGGSAIMTCPVHKGSAQSQGLLRFSYRFGERVTIDKLVLAESIAGWSMC